In Candidatus Limnocylindrales bacterium, a single window of DNA contains:
- a CDS encoding tetratricopeptide repeat protein has protein sequence MIVKVLVVYPAIFVTLIITGCASQIKVEEQRAQAEAHYDLGVSLLNRGKLIDALAALEKAKTLYPHDPKIYNAIGLVYFGEEKFDTAAQNFQKAIQLNGDFVEAHNNLGAAYSRMGMWDRAIKEYRIALSDPLYRTPALAHYNIGYALLEKGDLVEALEEFRIATNLYPDFDWAVNKYGVALFRLNRVHEAIKKFKRAVEINPNYVEPYSNLGLAYMKLGEREEAIKQFKEVLKLAPEGSELANNARRYLDILE, from the coding sequence ATGATCGTTAAAGTTTTAGTAGTTTATCCGGCTATTTTTGTAACGTTGATCATAACAGGCTGTGCCTCTCAAATAAAAGTCGAAGAACAACGAGCACAGGCCGAGGCGCACTACGATTTAGGGGTATCTTTGCTGAATCGGGGAAAACTGATAGACGCCCTGGCCGCTTTAGAAAAAGCTAAAACGCTTTATCCCCACGACCCCAAGATCTATAATGCTATAGGTCTTGTTTATTTTGGAGAAGAGAAATTTGATACCGCAGCGCAGAATTTTCAGAAAGCGATCCAGTTGAATGGGGATTTTGTAGAAGCCCATAATAATTTAGGTGCCGCCTATTCCCGAATGGGAATGTGGGACCGGGCTATTAAAGAGTATCGCATTGCTCTAAGTGATCCACTATATCGAACCCCGGCCCTGGCTCATTACAATATCGGATATGCCTTATTGGAAAAAGGAGATTTGGTGGAAGCTTTGGAAGAATTTCGGATCGCGACCAATCTTTACCCGGATTTTGATTGGGCCGTGAATAAATATGGGGTGGCTCTTTTTCGTCTTAATCGGGTCCATGAAGCCATCAAGAAATTTAAACGGGCCGTTGAGATCAATCCCAATTACGTGGAACCCTACTCCAATCTGGGACTTGCTTATATGAAATTGGGTGAAAGAGAAGAAGCTATTAAACAATTTAAAGAGGTTTTAAAATTGGCTCCCGAGGGAAGTGAGCTGGCTAACAATGCGCGGCGGTATCTGGATATTCTAGAATAA
- the purH gene encoding bifunctional phosphoribosylaminoimidazolecarboxamide formyltransferase/IMP cyclohydrolase → MNTPKRALISVSNKQGIVEFAQALDQMGFDLISTGGTATLLSEFGLSVKRVSDLTHFPEILNGRVKTLHPMIHGGILANLEDPQHVKEISEQGILPISLVVVNLYPFRETVSKPAVTLEEAIENIDIGGPTLLRAAAKNYRNVTVICDPRDYGKVLNELKQHSGTVSLETRFKLAYKAFAHTASYDITITRYLSSTLTFPDYWFLDLEKVQDLRYGENPHQRAALYRDLSVAGPSLTKARQLQGKELSFNNIFDLNAALELILEFTSEGELFQPAAAIIKHTNPCGVALGQSLAEAYRRARSCDPVSAFGGIVALNTTVDVETAQELTSTFIEAVIAPAFEEAALAVLQKKKNLRVLCLDFSTLAGEKYDVKKVSGGVLIQEKDVLDLNPQELKVVTKRQPTPQEMKGLRFAWKVVKHVKSNGIVYATETETVGIGAGQMSRVDASRIAIMKAQRSLQGTVVASDAFFPFRDGVDAAAEVGATAIIQPGGSLRDPEVIAAADEHGMAMVFTQVRHFKH, encoded by the coding sequence ATGAATACTCCAAAGAGAGCCCTTATTAGTGTTTCCAATAAACAAGGAATTGTAGAGTTTGCTCAAGCCCTTGATCAAATGGGATTTGACTTGATTTCTACAGGCGGAACGGCCACGCTGTTGTCAGAGTTCGGGCTTTCCGTGAAGCGGGTCTCGGATTTAACCCATTTTCCGGAAATCTTGAATGGCAGAGTTAAAACACTTCATCCTATGATCCACGGGGGGATTCTGGCGAACCTGGAAGACCCTCAGCATGTTAAGGAAATCTCGGAGCAGGGAATTTTACCTATTTCTCTGGTGGTAGTTAACTTGTATCCCTTTCGGGAAACCGTATCAAAACCGGCCGTTACTTTGGAGGAAGCTATTGAAAACATTGATATTGGGGGGCCGACTCTTCTTCGTGCAGCGGCAAAAAATTACCGAAATGTTACCGTCATCTGTGATCCCCGGGATTATGGAAAGGTTTTGAATGAACTTAAGCAGCATTCTGGAACGGTAAGTCTGGAAACCCGGTTTAAATTGGCCTATAAAGCTTTTGCCCATACGGCTTCTTATGATATCACCATTACCCGCTATCTTTCTTCCACCCTTACCTTTCCCGACTATTGGTTTTTGGATCTGGAGAAGGTACAAGATCTCCGTTATGGTGAAAATCCTCATCAGCGGGCGGCCCTTTACAGAGATTTATCTGTTGCAGGCCCTTCTCTAACCAAGGCCCGGCAACTTCAAGGAAAGGAGTTATCTTTCAATAATATTTTTGACCTGAATGCCGCCCTGGAATTAATTTTAGAGTTCACGTCGGAAGGAGAATTATTCCAACCGGCGGCAGCCATTATTAAACATACAAATCCCTGTGGTGTTGCTCTGGGACAGTCTCTTGCTGAAGCATATCGTCGTGCCAGGTCTTGTGATCCGGTTTCGGCTTTTGGGGGGATTGTGGCCTTAAATACCACCGTAGATGTAGAAACGGCTCAAGAACTGACCTCAACCTTTATCGAGGCGGTCATTGCTCCGGCGTTTGAGGAAGCAGCCCTGGCTGTTTTACAGAAGAAAAAAAATCTAAGGGTGCTCTGCTTGGATTTTTCTACTCTGGCCGGGGAAAAGTATGACGTTAAAAAAGTTTCAGGAGGTGTACTGATCCAGGAAAAAGATGTCTTAGATTTAAACCCTCAGGAACTTAAAGTAGTGACTAAGCGTCAGCCAACTCCTCAAGAGATGAAAGGATTACGGTTTGCCTGGAAAGTGGTAAAACACGTTAAATCCAACGGCATTGTGTATGCTACTGAAACCGAGACGGTAGGTATCGGGGCCGGACAGATGAGCCGGGTAGATGCTTCTAGAATAGCGATTATGAAAGCACAACGGTCGCTTCAAGGAACCGTTGTGGCATCTGACGCCTTTTTCCCATTTCGGGACGGGGTCGACGCAGCCGCAGAAGTAGGGGCTACGGCGATCATTCAGCCGGGAGGGTCTCTACGGGATCCTGAGGTTATTGCCGCAGCTGATGAACATGGAATGGCCATGGTTTTTACACAGGTTCGGCACTTTAAACATTAG
- a CDS encoding metallophosphoesterase, with translation MAPHTKQDVQIDVKGGFVKSLEDGKVLIRALGFEIVIRIVSIGHTCLRPIQIELENVAGNRVQVLEKDQLISPLERSPRSICFQVIPGIKKEIVVKTELPEEDIRFIIFGDNHAVLPNLREIVETANRNQVHFVVPNGDLVHSGRVEEYHEILKELNRLEMPFFTSIGNHDKRVRNGRKNYKSFLGPFYYAFDYGEVHFIVLDSSRKRGIDRFQYRWLERELEASRGKRIIVFLHRPAFCPGYGYACFSDPFNTRKFVDLMEKYRVEAVFSSHIHIYENFTRNGVRYFVTGGGGGVLWQTSTFHHYLQVFVKKTGIHVEVIKLPTPEARLKERLKEGIKFNLEFHLKKKRQMRAQRRKKYLEWLGLTLAGVGILGLRRLRRRLPIPKK, from the coding sequence ATGGCTCCACATACCAAGCAAGATGTACAAATCGATGTAAAAGGTGGGTTTGTTAAATCCCTAGAAGATGGAAAAGTTCTCATACGAGCTCTGGGGTTTGAGATAGTTATTCGGATTGTATCGATCGGTCATACCTGTTTAAGACCTATCCAGATAGAGCTGGAAAATGTTGCAGGCAATCGGGTTCAAGTATTAGAAAAAGACCAGCTTATAAGCCCCCTAGAGCGAAGCCCTCGAAGTATTTGTTTTCAGGTAATACCCGGAATTAAGAAAGAGATAGTTGTTAAGACGGAGCTTCCTGAAGAAGATATTCGCTTTATCATCTTCGGAGATAATCATGCCGTTCTTCCTAATTTACGGGAAATTGTTGAGACTGCAAATCGGAATCAGGTCCATTTTGTAGTGCCCAATGGAGACCTGGTTCACAGCGGACGTGTAGAAGAATACCATGAGATCTTGAAGGAACTTAATCGGCTGGAAATGCCTTTTTTTACATCCATCGGGAATCATGATAAACGAGTTCGAAACGGGAGAAAAAACTATAAAAGCTTTTTGGGTCCTTTTTATTATGCCTTTGATTACGGGGAAGTTCATTTCATAGTCCTGGATAGCTCCAGGAAACGGGGGATTGATCGATTCCAGTATAGATGGCTAGAACGGGAGTTGGAGGCTTCTCGTGGAAAGCGGATTATCGTTTTTCTACACCGCCCGGCTTTTTGTCCAGGATATGGATACGCCTGTTTTTCAGATCCTTTTAATACCAGAAAGTTTGTAGATCTCATGGAGAAATACCGGGTTGAGGCTGTTTTTAGCTCTCACATTCATATTTATGAGAACTTTACCCGAAACGGGGTTCGCTATTTTGTGACAGGGGGAGGGGGGGGCGTCCTCTGGCAGACCAGCACTTTCCATCACTATCTGCAGGTTTTTGTTAAAAAAACCGGTATCCACGTAGAGGTTATCAAACTGCCGACTCCAGAAGCCCGGTTAAAAGAACGCCTAAAAGAAGGAATTAAGTTCAATCTGGAGTTTCATCTGAAGAAAAAACGCCAAATGCGAGCCCAGAGGCGAAAGAAATACTTGGAGTGGTTAGGACTTACTCTAGCTGGCGTAGGAATCCTTGGATTAAGAAGATTAAGAAGACGTCTTCCTATTCCTAAAAAATAA
- a CDS encoding uracil-DNA glycosylase codes for MADRDLFNLPVQEFTSLSELEDHIKKFRCSRCSHARVVFGDGNPQAKLVFIGEAPGEEEDRQGIPFVGKSGMLLNKMLQSINLTRKEVYICNAIKCRPPNNKTPTQAEINACNPFLVAQLKLLKPKIICTLGSPALKALLGIKESITKIRGKWLKYEALDADVLPTFHPAYLLRDPSKKREAWEDFQRLAQKYRSI; via the coding sequence ATGGCCGATAGAGATTTATTCAATTTACCTGTGCAAGAGTTTACTTCCCTTTCGGAGCTTGAAGACCATATTAAAAAGTTTCGGTGTTCCCGTTGCAGTCATGCCCGGGTAGTTTTTGGAGATGGTAATCCTCAAGCTAAACTGGTCTTTATCGGAGAAGCTCCTGGAGAAGAAGAAGATCGACAGGGGATTCCTTTTGTTGGTAAGTCTGGAATGCTTTTGAATAAGATGCTGCAATCCATCAACTTAACCAGAAAGGAAGTTTATATTTGCAATGCGATTAAGTGCCGACCACCCAATAATAAAACCCCTACCCAGGCCGAAATAAATGCCTGTAATCCGTTTTTGGTTGCGCAACTTAAACTCCTCAAGCCAAAGATTATCTGTACGCTTGGATCTCCAGCCTTAAAGGCTTTACTGGGGATAAAGGAAAGCATCACCAAAATCCGAGGAAAATGGCTTAAATATGAAGCCCTGGATGCTGACGTGTTACCAACTTTTCATCCGGCTTACTTGCTCAGGGATCCCTCTAAAAAACGGGAAGCCTGGGAAGATTTTCAGAGACTGGCCCAAAAATATAGATCTATCTAA
- a CDS encoding c-type cytochrome: MTGKRAADQGSTCPFERVYPAMPQNILILTTIVWILGFFIGQFQPIPEAAAQQAKESSPELYQKIYTGWKFWHVYCYRCHGVDALGSFLAPNLRESVKVLTDEEFFKTVKEGRVPKGMPAWATLLDDEKIRDVYLYVRARSEGILPPGRPDETQWDIPKNWPQGHVATKTSGAAGIAPAPETPAVKGDPAAGEKIFFDTQILGAEACANCHIAKEKGGEVGPVLSKIGRRSPDYIRESILKPSAVIVSGFETTVITTKDGRNITGIKKAEDDSSVELATADGKLQAIPKGEIQQTIISKTSLMPNNYSELLNEQQLNDLLAYLLTLR; encoded by the coding sequence ATGACAGGTAAACGAGCAGCCGATCAAGGTTCCACATGTCCCTTTGAAAGGGTATATCCGGCAATGCCACAAAACATCCTGATTCTTACAACGATTGTTTGGATTTTAGGATTTTTCATCGGCCAGTTCCAACCTATTCCAGAAGCTGCTGCCCAGCAGGCTAAAGAATCTTCTCCAGAACTCTATCAGAAGATCTATACCGGATGGAAGTTTTGGCATGTTTACTGCTACCGATGCCATGGGGTGGATGCCCTGGGGAGTTTTCTGGCACCGAATTTGAGGGAATCTGTTAAAGTACTGACCGATGAGGAGTTTTTCAAAACCGTTAAAGAGGGGAGAGTCCCGAAGGGAATGCCCGCCTGGGCAACGTTATTAGATGATGAAAAAATTCGGGATGTCTATCTTTACGTAAGGGCCAGATCTGAAGGAATTCTTCCCCCGGGAAGGCCCGATGAAACTCAATGGGATATACCTAAGAATTGGCCCCAAGGACATGTGGCAACCAAAACCTCTGGAGCCGCAGGTATCGCTCCAGCCCCTGAAACCCCCGCTGTGAAGGGAGACCCGGCTGCCGGAGAAAAAATATTCTTCGATACCCAGATCCTGGGAGCTGAGGCTTGTGCCAATTGCCATATCGCTAAGGAAAAGGGCGGTGAAGTGGGACCTGTTCTTTCTAAAATAGGTCGCCGATCTCCGGACTATATTCGTGAATCTATTTTAAAACCCAGTGCCGTCATCGTATCCGGTTTCGAGACCACGGTTATTACAACCAAAGACGGACGAAATATAACCGGAATTAAGAAAGCTGAAGACGATTCTTCGGTGGAATTGGCAACGGCAGATGGAAAACTTCAGGCAATTCCCAAAGGCGAAATCCAACAAACGATCATATCCAAAACCTCGTTGATGCCAAATAATTACTCTGAATTGTTGAACGAACAGCAGTTGAACGACCTTCTGGCCTATCTCCTGACATTAAGATAG
- a CDS encoding substrate-binding domain-containing protein, protein MKTKNKKKLNPVGILMVVILLPLLAPKAWTVEEWINQNLQGPAKGGFRVCADPDNLPYSNQKLEGFENKIAELMAKELGESPTYYWWPQRRGFIRTTLGTKMCDIVMGIPKGYDPVLWTKPYYRTSYVIAYPKNKGFQIKSLDDPILKEVKIGVYVNTPPHIALSERGITKNVVGYEVFYDPQENYPGKIIDDLAAGKLDVAIVWGAIAGYFAKKQPIPIEIVPLLDGGPDSQPFVYDISIGVRKSDKELKAKLEEILDKKKTEIRKILEDYGVPLIDGKENTQ, encoded by the coding sequence TTGAAAACTAAAAATAAAAAAAAGTTAAACCCTGTAGGGATACTCATGGTGGTTATTTTGTTACCTTTATTAGCGCCAAAGGCATGGACCGTAGAAGAATGGATAAATCAGAACCTGCAGGGTCCGGCAAAGGGTGGATTTCGGGTTTGCGCCGATCCAGATAACCTACCTTATTCCAACCAAAAATTGGAGGGATTTGAAAATAAAATTGCCGAATTGATGGCAAAAGAACTAGGCGAATCGCCGACTTATTATTGGTGGCCCCAACGACGCGGATTTATCAGAACCACCCTGGGAACCAAAATGTGTGATATCGTTATGGGAATCCCCAAAGGGTATGATCCAGTCCTCTGGACCAAGCCTTATTATCGCACCAGTTATGTAATTGCCTATCCAAAAAATAAAGGTTTCCAGATTAAATCTCTGGATGATCCGATTCTCAAGGAGGTTAAAATCGGCGTTTACGTTAATACCCCACCTCATATCGCGCTGAGTGAACGAGGAATTACCAAAAACGTGGTGGGCTATGAAGTGTTTTATGACCCCCAGGAGAATTATCCGGGAAAGATTATCGACGATCTAGCCGCCGGTAAACTGGATGTAGCCATTGTATGGGGCGCTATTGCAGGTTATTTTGCAAAAAAACAACCCATACCTATCGAAATAGTCCCACTCCTGGATGGGGGCCCCGATAGCCAACCCTTTGTTTATGATATTTCCATAGGGGTTAGAAAGTCAGATAAAGAATTGAAAGCAAAATTAGAAGAGATACTCGATAAGAAAAAAACTGAGATCCGAAAAATTCTAGAGGATTACGGTGTTCCACTTATTGATGGAAAGGAGAATACACAATGA
- a CDS encoding methanol/ethanol family PQQ-dependent dehydrogenase, with the protein MSMVKRLWVILVVAWVLLPSLVYGSEELIKMSQDEKQWVMPARDYANTRFSPLKQITTENVKNLRVAWTFSTGVLRGHEGAPLVIGDTMYVHTAFPNHVYALDLTKEGAPIKWKYTPTQDPAVIPIACCDVVNRGLAYGHGMIFLNTLDATTVALDAKTGKEIWRVQQGDFKKGMTMTGAPLVIKNVVISGISGGEFGVRGFVTANDVATGRQVWRAYSAGPDSDVLIGPDFVAPYPDHQGKDLGVTTWQGDEWKRGGGTTWGWYSYDPELNLLYYSTGNPGTWNPDQRPGDNKWSMTIFARNPDTGMAKWAYQMTPHDAWDYDGVNENILADLKIGDKTVKALMHFDRNGFGYTIDRTNGKLIVAKPYGPVNWAKGIDLNTGRPIEDPAKRTSSKGNTKDICPAAIGFKDQQPAAYSPQTGLVYVPTNNICMDYEGVEVKYSEGQPYVGAIVRMYPGPGGHRGALIAWDPTKGEKVWEIKENLAAYGGALVTAGDVVFYGTMEGWLKAVNAKTGEVLWKFKTPSGIIGNPMTYVGPDGKQYVAILSGVGGWAGIGIAAGIGAEDPTAGLGALGAFGDVDKVTTLGGVLTVFSLPDTQTASAQPAQAQPAEEKKQ; encoded by the coding sequence ATGAGTATGGTAAAACGGTTATGGGTTATATTAGTGGTAGCATGGGTGTTATTACCTAGTTTGGTGTATGGGAGTGAAGAGCTTATCAAGATGTCCCAGGATGAAAAGCAATGGGTAATGCCGGCCAGAGACTATGCCAACACCCGTTTCAGTCCCCTGAAGCAGATTACCACTGAAAACGTTAAAAATCTAAGGGTTGCCTGGACATTTTCCACAGGGGTCTTAAGAGGACATGAAGGTGCCCCGCTGGTCATTGGGGATACCATGTATGTTCACACCGCTTTTCCAAATCATGTCTATGCTCTGGACTTAACCAAGGAAGGAGCGCCCATCAAATGGAAATATACTCCGACTCAAGACCCGGCGGTAATCCCGATTGCCTGCTGTGATGTTGTAAATCGGGGGCTAGCCTATGGGCACGGGATGATTTTCTTGAATACCCTCGATGCGACTACGGTGGCTCTGGATGCAAAGACCGGAAAGGAGATTTGGCGGGTCCAGCAGGGTGATTTCAAGAAAGGAATGACGATGACCGGAGCTCCCCTCGTCATTAAGAACGTCGTCATTAGCGGGATCAGCGGAGGTGAATTTGGAGTCCGTGGTTTTGTAACCGCCAATGATGTGGCTACCGGTCGACAGGTTTGGCGTGCTTACAGCGCAGGTCCCGATTCTGATGTGTTGATCGGTCCCGATTTTGTTGCCCCTTATCCAGATCATCAAGGTAAAGATCTGGGTGTAACAACCTGGCAAGGGGATGAGTGGAAACGGGGAGGCGGTACCACCTGGGGTTGGTATTCCTATGATCCCGAGTTGAACCTTTTATACTACAGCACCGGGAATCCTGGGACCTGGAATCCGGATCAGCGACCGGGTGATAACAAGTGGTCCATGACGATTTTCGCCCGCAATCCAGATACCGGTATGGCCAAATGGGCTTATCAGATGACCCCCCATGATGCCTGGGATTATGATGGAGTAAACGAAAATATCCTTGCCGATCTTAAAATCGGGGATAAGACCGTTAAGGCGCTGATGCATTTTGATCGTAATGGATTTGGATATACCATTGATCGTACCAACGGTAAACTGATTGTAGCAAAACCCTATGGACCGGTTAACTGGGCCAAAGGTATAGACTTGAATACCGGTCGACCTATCGAAGATCCTGCTAAGAGGACCAGCTCGAAAGGCAATACCAAGGATATCTGTCCTGCAGCTATTGGATTCAAAGATCAACAACCTGCCGCTTACTCACCCCAGACAGGTCTTGTCTATGTTCCTACCAATAATATCTGTATGGACTATGAAGGGGTTGAGGTTAAATATTCAGAGGGCCAACCCTATGTGGGAGCCATTGTGCGTATGTATCCTGGACCAGGGGGTCACCGAGGTGCTTTGATAGCCTGGGATCCCACCAAGGGTGAAAAGGTCTGGGAAATTAAAGAGAACCTGGCAGCTTATGGAGGTGCTTTGGTTACTGCCGGGGATGTCGTTTTCTATGGTACTATGGAAGGCTGGTTAAAAGCGGTTAATGCAAAGACCGGTGAGGTTCTCTGGAAATTCAAAACTCCATCCGGTATCATCGGTAACCCCATGACCTATGTAGGTCCTGACGGTAAACAGTACGTTGCTATCCTCTCCGGGGTCGGTGGATGGGCCGGAATTGGAATTGCTGCTGGAATAGGTGCAGAAGATCCTACGGCAGGATTAGGAGCTCTGGGAGCCTTCGGAGATGTAGATAAGGTAACAACACTGGGTGGGGTGTTAACCGTATTCTCGCTGCCGGATACACAAACCGCTTCAGCTCAGCCGGCACAAGCTCAACCCGCTGAGGAGAAGAAACAATAA
- the upp gene encoding uracil phosphoribosyltransferase has translation MEKLTKVSHPLVEHSLTILRNKHTTTTEFRRHASIISKILLVEATKQLKVIPEPIETPLAPMEGKKLQEEVVVVPVLRAGLAMLFAIQDFLPAMLVGFMGLERDEKTAQAREYYQKLPKLFASHQVIVLDPMLATGGSLDETVAVLKEKGARQITLVCIVAAREGIDRIQKHYPDVSIVTAAIDDHLNAQKFIVPGLGDFGDRYFGT, from the coding sequence ATGGAAAAACTTACCAAAGTTTCACATCCGTTGGTTGAACATTCCTTGACGATCTTACGAAATAAACACACGACTACGACCGAGTTTCGTCGGCATGCCAGCATCATCTCAAAGATTCTGTTGGTTGAGGCGACAAAACAATTGAAAGTAATCCCGGAACCTATAGAGACGCCGCTGGCTCCTATGGAGGGGAAAAAGCTTCAGGAAGAGGTGGTGGTTGTGCCCGTACTTCGAGCGGGTCTTGCCATGCTTTTTGCCATTCAAGACTTTCTGCCGGCCATGTTAGTAGGATTCATGGGGCTTGAACGCGATGAGAAGACAGCCCAGGCACGGGAATATTACCAGAAACTTCCCAAACTCTTTGCGTCGCATCAGGTGATCGTGTTGGATCCGATGCTGGCTACGGGAGGGTCGCTTGATGAAACAGTAGCTGTCCTTAAAGAGAAAGGAGCCCGGCAAATCACCTTGGTTTGTATTGTAGCAGCCCGGGAAGGAATTGATCGTATCCAAAAGCACTATCCAGATGTATCTATTGTAACGGCAGCCATTGATGATCACCTCAATGCCCAGAAGTTTATCGTACCGGGTTTGGGTGATTTTGGGGATCGATACTTCGGAACTTGA
- the asnS gene encoding asparagine--tRNA ligase, with protein MEHVYVSDIAKYEGQEVILKGWLYNKRSSGKLHFLQLRDGTGIIQCVVFKGDVPEEIFNLADKITQESSIIIQGVVRADKRSPIGYEIGVKDLKVVQMAEDYPITPKEHGVAFLMEHRHLWLRSTRQHAILRIRSEIIKACRSYLDDNGFILIDAPIFTPAACEGTTTLFETDYFGEKAYLTQSGQLYMEAAAMAFGRVYCFGPTFRAEKSKTRRHLTEFWMVEPEMAYYDLNDDMDLAESLLEHIVKQVLKNKRRELETLERDISALEKIEKPFPRITYTEAVEILNKKGMAMTWGDDFGGDEETVLSKEFEKPVLVHRYPLQCKAFYMKADPQDPRLALCVDVLAPEGYGEIIGGGQREDDLKTLEQKIREHNLPMEAFKWYLDLRRYGSVPHAGFGLGIERTVAWICGLHHVRETIPFPRLMERITP; from the coding sequence ATGGAACATGTTTACGTTTCAGATATTGCCAAATACGAAGGTCAAGAAGTAATCCTCAAGGGATGGCTTTATAATAAGCGTTCGAGCGGAAAACTCCACTTTTTACAGTTAAGGGATGGAACCGGAATTATCCAGTGTGTTGTCTTTAAGGGGGATGTTCCGGAAGAAATATTCAATTTAGCAGATAAAATTACCCAGGAGTCCTCCATCATTATCCAGGGAGTGGTCCGGGCGGATAAACGATCCCCCATCGGTTATGAGATAGGGGTAAAGGACTTAAAGGTTGTTCAGATGGCGGAGGACTATCCCATCACCCCCAAGGAGCATGGGGTCGCTTTTCTGATGGAACATCGGCATTTATGGCTTCGTTCCACCCGGCAACATGCGATTCTGCGAATCCGAAGTGAGATTATTAAGGCTTGTCGATCCTATCTGGATGATAACGGATTTATCCTGATTGATGCGCCCATTTTTACCCCGGCCGCCTGTGAGGGGACGACCACCTTATTTGAGACGGATTATTTCGGAGAAAAGGCTTACCTGACGCAGAGTGGACAACTCTATATGGAAGCTGCTGCCATGGCATTTGGCCGGGTGTACTGTTTCGGCCCCACATTCCGTGCAGAAAAATCCAAAACCCGACGGCATCTTACAGAGTTCTGGATGGTAGAGCCGGAAATGGCCTATTACGATCTCAATGATGATATGGATCTGGCAGAAAGTTTGCTTGAACATATTGTCAAACAGGTTCTTAAAAATAAACGACGGGAGTTGGAAACCCTGGAGCGAGATATTTCTGCGCTGGAAAAAATCGAGAAACCCTTCCCGAGGATTACCTATACGGAAGCTGTTGAGATTTTAAATAAAAAAGGTATGGCTATGACCTGGGGGGATGATTTTGGAGGAGATGAAGAAACGGTGCTATCCAAGGAATTTGAAAAACCCGTCCTGGTCCATCGATACCCTCTTCAATGTAAGGCGTTTTATATGAAAGCAGATCCGCAAGATCCGAGACTGGCTCTGTGTGTAGATGTCTTGGCACCGGAAGGCTATGGAGAGATCATCGGTGGAGGGCAGCGGGAAGATGATCTGAAAACGTTGGAGCAAAAGATTCGAGAGCATAACCTTCCCATGGAAGCTTTTAAATGGTACTTGGATTTACGCCGTTATGGATCGGTCCCCCATGCTGGATTTGGACTTGGAATTGAACGAACGGTCGCCTGGATCTGTGGATTACATCACGTCAGAGAAACCATTCCCTTCCCCAGGCTTATGGAAAGAATCACCCCTTAA
- a CDS encoding MgtC/SapB family protein, with product MPSHAEIVLRLILAAILGGIVGLERERRHQPAGFRTHMILCLGSTLAMMVSIHVAHTAYVNGPPYPDPARIAAQVVSGIGFLGAGAILRLGVSVKGLTTATSLWTMAGIGLAIGSGFYFGGSIATVIIIIALSAMSRVEKDLFGSKGNKILIFTAEDRPNLIPKVEEILRKHKIHINTLKINRNPNGLLNVQIEMRLLEERQISHFSDELLALGRISELEIR from the coding sequence TTGCCTTCCCATGCGGAAATCGTTCTCAGGTTGATTTTAGCAGCTATTCTCGGTGGAATTGTAGGCTTAGAAAGAGAGCGACGCCATCAACCTGCCGGGTTTCGAACCCATATGATTTTATGTTTGGGTTCTACTCTGGCTATGATGGTTTCCATCCACGTCGCCCATACCGCCTATGTGAACGGGCCTCCTTATCCAGATCCGGCCCGGATTGCGGCCCAGGTCGTGAGTGGTATAGGTTTTCTGGGGGCAGGAGCCATCCTCAGATTGGGAGTCTCTGTTAAAGGATTGACAACCGCTACGAGTCTCTGGACTATGGCCGGAATAGGCCTGGCCATTGGAAGTGGATTTTATTTCGGGGGTTCCATTGCTACGGTCATTATAATTATTGCCCTGAGTGCCATGAGCAGAGTGGAAAAGGATTTATTCGGAAGTAAAGGAAACAAAATTTTAATCTTCACCGCAGAAGACCGTCCCAACTTGATACCGAAGGTAGAGGAAATCCTGCGTAAGCATAAGATTCATATCAATACCTTGAAAATTAACAGGAATCCCAATGGACTTTTAAATGTTCAGATCGAAATGCGATTACTCGAGGAACGACAAATTTCCCATTTCTCCGATGAACTCCTCGCCCTGGGGAGGATCTCAGAGTTGGAGATTCGTTAA
- a CDS encoding CcmD family protein, with product MDKFPFLFAGYTVVWVVLFGYVYSLARRQKKLWEELRSLKENLPEEED from the coding sequence ATGGATAAATTTCCTTTTCTTTTTGCAGGATATACCGTGGTTTGGGTTGTCTTATTTGGGTATGTGTATAGCCTGGCTCGAAGGCAGAAAAAACTGTGGGAAGAACTTCGATCTCTAAAAGAGAACCTTCCAGAAGAGGAGGACTAA